Proteins from a single region of Bradyrhizobium diazoefficiens:
- a CDS encoding CoA transferase subunit A: MNKVYPDPKSALEGVLKDNMMIMSGGFGLCGIAESLSDAIRDSGVKGLTVVSNNAGVDGIGLSRLLETRQIKKMISSYVGENKLFAQQFLAGELELEFNPQGTLAERIRAGGAGIPAFYTKTGVGTLIAEGKEVKEFDGEKYLMERGLFADLAIVHAWKGDTAGNLIYRKTARNFNPMMATAAKVTVAEVEHLVPAGELNPDHIHTPGIFVKRIVEVGTAKKRIEFRNTRPRTSA, from the coding sequence ATGAACAAGGTCTATCCCGACCCCAAGTCGGCTCTTGAGGGCGTTCTCAAGGACAACATGATGATCATGTCGGGCGGCTTCGGCCTCTGCGGCATCGCCGAATCGCTGTCGGATGCGATCCGGGACTCCGGCGTCAAGGGTCTGACCGTGGTCTCGAACAATGCCGGCGTCGACGGCATCGGGCTCAGCCGCCTGCTGGAAACCCGCCAGATCAAGAAGATGATCTCGTCCTATGTCGGCGAGAACAAGCTGTTCGCCCAGCAATTCCTCGCCGGCGAGCTGGAACTCGAATTCAATCCGCAGGGCACGCTGGCCGAGCGCATCCGCGCCGGCGGCGCCGGCATTCCGGCCTTCTACACCAAGACCGGCGTGGGCACGCTGATCGCCGAAGGCAAGGAAGTGAAGGAGTTCGACGGCGAAAAGTACCTGATGGAGCGCGGCCTGTTCGCCGACCTCGCCATCGTGCACGCCTGGAAGGGCGACACCGCCGGCAACCTGATCTACCGCAAGACCGCGCGCAACTTTAACCCGATGATGGCGACTGCAGCCAAGGTCACCGTGGCCGAGGTCGAGCATCTGGTTCCGGCCGGTGAACTCAATCCGGACCACATCCACACGCCCGGCATTTTCGTGAAGCGCATCGTCGAGGTCGGCACGGCCAAGAAGCGCATCGAATTCCGCAACACCCGCCCGCGCACCAGCGCATGA
- a CDS encoding AsmA family protein, whose product MAQGMKRLGTPIAALLGVALIALIAISWLINRDALRQAVEAQIHDVTGLELSVAGNIDISALPASYISFHDVGLKGGGSSDPALHVDVLTANLRLLPLLLQQFEIADLTLLRPHIHVSLKPDGESNWTPFIQTIARTMKPGADNQVSFSEIRIQDGVLNYEDAATHATEKLEDIDLSLAWPSISRSFAATGQFDWRGERVDGSISFADFVAALSGERSGLKARIASAPLKLAFDGSVANRTSPMMEGTLTIDSPSLRNALRWTGQPQPGSGGFGRFALKARANVVGASIALTNVNVELDGNAAEGVMTYANNGRQTLQATLAADALDFTPYISTFRLLASGARDWNRQLFDLNGLSSTDLDMRLSAAKLTVGPTKLGRTAIGANLRNGTLALSVGEAQVYGGIAKGSFGISRADTVADIKAQFQFTDVDLQACASELFGLNKLSGRGNINVSLGASGSSPFGLVQSLDGTATVTGHDGAIAGFNAEQLLKRLERRPLSGGGNFRSGSTPYDNLTIAVKFADGIATAEDIRIEGPAAKITLTGTASVPTREYDMKGVASLNTTSGFQLPFMVQGPWDDPLIFPDPEALIRHSPAASPFLDLLKQRITGGKRQAPEGSPTAENAKDNAKDNAKSN is encoded by the coding sequence GTGGCCCAAGGAATGAAGCGCCTCGGGACGCCGATCGCGGCGCTGCTCGGCGTCGCGCTGATCGCCCTGATCGCGATCTCCTGGCTCATCAACCGCGACGCGCTGCGCCAGGCGGTGGAAGCGCAGATCCACGACGTCACCGGGCTCGAGCTCAGCGTGGCCGGCAACATCGACATTTCCGCTCTGCCGGCAAGCTACATCTCCTTCCATGACGTCGGCCTCAAGGGCGGCGGCAGCAGCGACCCCGCGCTCCATGTCGACGTGCTCACCGCCAATCTCAGGCTCCTGCCCCTATTGCTGCAACAGTTCGAGATCGCCGACCTGACGCTGCTGCGGCCGCACATTCATGTCAGCCTGAAACCGGATGGCGAGAGCAACTGGACACCGTTCATCCAGACCATTGCGCGCACGATGAAGCCCGGCGCCGACAACCAGGTGTCGTTCTCCGAAATCCGGATCCAGGACGGCGTGCTCAATTACGAGGACGCGGCAACGCACGCCACCGAGAAGCTCGAGGACATCGACCTGTCGCTGGCTTGGCCGTCGATCTCGCGCTCCTTTGCCGCGACCGGGCAGTTCGACTGGCGCGGCGAACGCGTCGACGGCTCGATCAGCTTTGCCGATTTCGTTGCGGCCCTCTCCGGCGAGCGCTCTGGCCTGAAGGCGCGGATCGCGAGCGCGCCGCTCAAGCTCGCCTTCGACGGCAGCGTCGCCAACCGCACCAGCCCGATGATGGAAGGCACGCTCACCATCGACAGCCCCTCCTTGCGCAACGCGCTACGCTGGACCGGCCAGCCGCAGCCCGGCAGTGGCGGCTTTGGCCGCTTCGCGCTGAAGGCGCGCGCCAATGTCGTCGGCGCTTCGATTGCGCTCACCAACGTTAATGTCGAGCTCGACGGCAACGCCGCCGAAGGCGTGATGACCTATGCCAATAACGGCCGGCAGACCTTGCAAGCGACGCTCGCCGCCGACGCGCTCGACTTCACGCCTTACATTTCGACCTTCCGCCTGCTCGCGAGCGGCGCCCGCGACTGGAACAGGCAGCTGTTCGACCTCAATGGTCTCTCGAGCACCGACCTCGACATGCGCCTGTCGGCAGCCAAGCTGACGGTCGGGCCGACCAAGCTCGGCCGCACCGCGATCGGCGCCAACTTACGCAACGGAACGCTGGCGCTCTCGGTCGGCGAGGCGCAGGTCTATGGCGGCATTGCCAAGGGTTCGTTCGGCATCTCGCGCGCCGACACGGTCGCCGACATCAAGGCGCAGTTCCAGTTTACCGACGTCGACCTCCAGGCCTGCGCCTCCGAGCTGTTCGGCCTCAACAAGCTCTCGGGCCGCGGCAACATCAACGTGTCCCTCGGCGCCTCCGGCTCGAGCCCGTTCGGCCTAGTGCAGTCGCTCGACGGCACCGCCACCGTGACCGGGCATGACGGCGCAATCGCCGGCTTCAATGCCGAGCAGCTCCTGAAGCGGCTCGAGCGCCGGCCGCTGTCCGGCGGCGGCAATTTCCGTAGCGGCTCGACGCCTTATGACAATCTCACCATCGCGGTGAAATTCGCCGACGGAATCGCCACCGCCGAGGACATCCGCATCGAAGGGCCGGCTGCGAAGATCACGCTGACCGGCACCGCATCGGTGCCGACGCGCGAATACGACATGAAGGGTGTGGCGAGCCTCAACACGACGTCCGGTTTCCAACTGCCCTTCATGGTGCAGGGGCCCTGGGATGATCCGCTGATCTTCCCCGATCCCGAGGCTCTGATCCGGCACTCGCCTGCGGCGTCTCCGTTCCTCGACCTCTTGAAGCAGCGCATCACCGGCGGAAAGCGGCAGGCGCCGGAGGGATCGCCGACGGCGGAGAACGCCAAGGACAACGCAAAGGACAACGCCAAATCCAACTAG
- the dctA gene encoding C4-dicarboxylate transporter DctA, with translation MQKQTLVEHPNIEARKPFYRVLYVQVLIGVMLGVLAGHVWPEFGAALKPLGDGFVKLVKMMIAPIVFCTIVSGINSVSDSREVARTLVKSMALFYLLTVLALLAGLITVSLIQPGVGMHVSVDALDPSVAAKFTKQAGATGFADFVLHIIPHSFFGAFADGEVLPVLLLSVVIAFGLSRAGDGGVVVAKAIASFSQVLFVSFGFIMKLAPLGAFGAMAFTVGRYGIRSIGSLGLLILTFYIACSVFVVVVLGTLARLNGFSLWKTIRYFREELLIVLGTSSSEPALPGALRKLEQLGCRKGVSGLVLPMGYSFNLDGSAIYLTLASIFIAQACDIHLSWGQIAAMLGLMLLTSKGAAGVTGSGFVALVATLSVIPDLPVAGVALLVGIDRFMSEARALTSMISNCVAAITVSLWEDACDREVLARELGQNGTLEVEAGAKIGGAAALQEDKVWISTTQSAA, from the coding sequence ATGCAGAAGCAAACGCTGGTTGAGCATCCGAATATCGAGGCACGAAAGCCGTTCTACCGGGTTCTCTACGTTCAGGTGCTGATCGGTGTCATGCTGGGTGTCCTCGCGGGCCATGTCTGGCCTGAATTTGGCGCCGCGCTGAAGCCCCTCGGAGACGGCTTCGTCAAGCTGGTCAAGATGATGATCGCGCCGATCGTGTTCTGCACCATCGTCAGCGGCATCAACAGCGTCAGCGATTCCCGCGAGGTCGCGCGCACGCTGGTGAAATCCATGGCGTTGTTCTACCTGCTGACCGTGCTCGCGCTGTTGGCCGGGCTGATCACTGTATCGCTGATCCAGCCGGGCGTGGGCATGCACGTTTCCGTTGATGCGCTGGATCCGTCCGTGGCCGCGAAATTCACCAAGCAGGCAGGTGCGACCGGATTTGCGGACTTCGTGCTGCACATCATCCCGCATTCGTTCTTTGGAGCGTTCGCCGATGGCGAAGTGCTCCCGGTGCTGCTGCTCTCCGTCGTAATCGCCTTCGGGCTGAGCCGCGCCGGCGACGGCGGTGTCGTGGTGGCAAAGGCAATCGCCTCGTTCTCGCAGGTGCTGTTTGTGTCCTTCGGCTTCATCATGAAACTCGCTCCGCTCGGCGCCTTTGGCGCCATGGCGTTCACGGTAGGCCGTTACGGCATCCGTTCGATTGGTTCGCTGGGACTGCTGATCCTGACATTCTATATCGCCTGCTCCGTCTTCGTGGTCGTCGTGCTTGGTACGCTGGCGCGGCTGAACGGCTTCAGCCTGTGGAAGACCATCCGCTACTTTAGGGAAGAATTGCTGATCGTGCTCGGCACGTCGTCGTCGGAGCCGGCGTTGCCGGGCGCGCTGCGCAAGCTGGAGCAGCTCGGATGCCGGAAGGGTGTGTCGGGGCTCGTGCTGCCGATGGGCTACTCTTTCAATCTGGACGGCAGCGCCATCTATCTCACGTTGGCTTCCATCTTCATCGCGCAGGCCTGCGACATTCACCTGTCATGGGGGCAGATCGCCGCAATGCTGGGACTGATGCTGCTGACGTCCAAGGGCGCGGCCGGTGTCACCGGCAGCGGCTTCGTCGCGCTTGTTGCGACCCTCTCCGTCATACCGGATTTGCCCGTGGCGGGCGTGGCGCTGCTTGTCGGCATCGACCGCTTCATGTCGGAGGCGCGGGCGCTGACCAGCATGATCAGCAATTGTGTCGCAGCCATCACCGTCTCTCTGTGGGAGGACGCCTGTGATCGCGAGGTGTTGGCCCGCGAACTGGGACAGAACGGCACGCTCGAGGTCGAGGCGGGAGCGAAGATTGGCGGGGCAGCAGCGCTGCAGGAGGACAAGGTCTGGATTTCAACGACGCAGTCCGCCGCTTGA
- a CDS encoding 4-oxalomesaconate tautomerase gives MNDQIAIPCVVMRGGTSRGPFFLASDLPADPSLRDAILLSVMGGGHDLGIDGIGGGNAVINKVAIIGPGSVPGADVDYLFAQVRVREGVVDTSPNCGNMLAAVGPFAIEAGLVAAAAGRTHVRIHNVNTGKLIDAVVATPGGRVTYEGEARIDGVPGTAAPVELSFPDAAGARTGRLLPTGRPVDRIEGIDVTCIDAAMPVMLVRAADLGWSGREAPSDFTDSSFRTRLEGLRIETGRRMGFPDSAAMVIPKPVLIAPASETTLNVRYFMPHECHSALAVTGAVAIATACVTPGTIAAEMVGPLAPPVPITLAHPSGQLVVRLEPGPVARVQRTARRIFEGLVFARRSHIPHSVLAA, from the coding sequence ATGAACGATCAGATTGCTATTCCCTGTGTGGTCATGCGCGGGGGAACCTCACGCGGGCCGTTTTTTCTGGCTAGCGATCTTCCGGCCGACCCCAGCTTGCGCGACGCGATCCTGCTGTCCGTGATGGGAGGTGGGCACGATCTTGGAATAGACGGTATCGGCGGCGGCAATGCCGTGATCAACAAGGTTGCGATCATTGGACCAGGATCGGTGCCGGGCGCTGACGTAGATTACCTGTTTGCCCAAGTGCGGGTTCGTGAAGGTGTCGTCGATACCTCGCCCAATTGTGGAAATATGCTGGCGGCGGTGGGGCCGTTTGCAATTGAAGCCGGCCTGGTCGCCGCCGCCGCAGGTCGCACCCATGTGCGCATCCACAATGTCAACACTGGCAAGTTGATTGACGCTGTGGTTGCCACCCCCGGAGGGCGGGTGACCTACGAGGGCGAGGCGCGGATCGACGGTGTGCCGGGAACGGCCGCGCCCGTCGAATTGTCGTTCCCCGACGCCGCGGGCGCACGCACCGGTCGCCTGCTGCCCACGGGGCGACCGGTCGACCGCATCGAAGGGATCGATGTGACCTGCATCGATGCGGCCATGCCCGTCATGCTGGTCCGCGCGGCGGATCTTGGCTGGAGCGGCCGCGAGGCCCCCTCGGATTTCACCGACAGCTCCTTCCGCACGCGTCTCGAAGGCTTGCGCATCGAGACTGGACGCCGGATGGGCTTTCCGGACTCTGCGGCAATGGTGATCCCGAAGCCGGTCCTGATTGCGCCCGCGAGCGAGACGACGTTGAATGTCAGGTACTTCATGCCACACGAGTGCCATAGCGCGCTGGCGGTGACCGGCGCTGTCGCGATTGCGACTGCCTGTGTCACGCCCGGAACGATCGCCGCAGAGATGGTGGGACCGCTGGCGCCGCCGGTGCCGATCACGTTGGCCCATCCCTCCGGCCAGCTCGTCGTTCGGCTGGAGCCCGGCCCGGTTGCCCGAGTGCAGCGGACAGCCCGGCGAATCTTCGAGGGCCTCGTGTTTGCCCGTCGGTCGCACATTCCTCATTCAGTCCTGGCGGCCTGA
- a CDS encoding LysR family transcriptional regulator — translation MNAELLDLKAFITVAETGSFVRTARALNLSQPALSRRIQKLEESLGAPLLERSTRHVNLTMTGRDFLPKVRRLIDEFETSVLAIHDIGARSSGLVSVAAVPTAVFYFLPRAIGRFAEAYPRIRIRILDIGANEGLEAVARGEADFGINFIGASHAEIEFEKLVEDPFVLACRHDHPLASRKQVSWSEIVSHRIITVGRNSGNRALIDNALARHGLQLNWSYEVAHLSGSLGLVEAGLGIAVLPRLATPAAGHPIIHTIRLIEPEVSRTIGIVRRRGATLSPHASQFLKMLLEAWHSPSATGGQGKPRSRSAEASSKGASTGMKRKR, via the coding sequence ATGAACGCAGAACTGCTCGACCTCAAAGCGTTCATCACCGTGGCGGAGACGGGAAGCTTTGTCCGGACCGCCAGGGCGCTAAATCTGTCGCAGCCGGCGCTCAGCCGGCGCATTCAGAAGCTGGAAGAAAGCCTCGGCGCGCCGTTACTCGAACGGTCGACGCGCCACGTCAATCTCACCATGACGGGGCGCGACTTCCTGCCGAAAGTGCGTCGCCTCATCGACGAGTTCGAGACCTCGGTGCTCGCCATTCACGATATCGGCGCACGAAGTTCAGGTCTGGTCTCGGTGGCGGCGGTGCCGACAGCCGTGTTCTATTTCCTGCCGCGTGCGATCGGCCGATTCGCGGAAGCGTATCCGCGCATTCGCATCCGGATTCTGGACATCGGAGCCAACGAGGGATTGGAAGCGGTCGCGCGCGGAGAAGCCGACTTCGGCATCAATTTCATTGGTGCCTCGCATGCCGAAATCGAATTTGAGAAACTGGTCGAGGATCCTTTCGTCCTGGCCTGCCGTCATGATCACCCGTTGGCATCGCGCAAACAGGTAAGTTGGTCGGAGATCGTATCGCACCGAATCATCACGGTCGGTCGTAACAGCGGCAATCGCGCGCTGATCGACAATGCGCTGGCGCGACACGGCTTGCAGCTGAACTGGTCCTATGAAGTCGCTCACCTCTCCGGTTCGCTTGGCCTGGTCGAAGCGGGACTGGGCATCGCCGTGCTACCGAGGCTCGCGACGCCGGCCGCCGGTCATCCGATCATTCACACCATTCGGTTGATCGAGCCGGAAGTGTCGCGGACGATCGGAATCGTGCGCCGGCGCGGGGCGACACTATCTCCTCATGCCAGCCAGTTTCTCAAGATGCTCCTCGAGGCATGGCACTCGCCTTCAGCGACGGGCGGGCAAGGCAAGCCGCGGTCCCGGTCCGCCGAGGCAAGTTCGAAGGGCGCGTCGACCGGCATGAAGCGGAAGCGCTGA
- a CDS encoding ABC transporter substrate-binding protein, translating to MKSKIIGAVTLAVAATGLFAAAAPAFAQQKTITVWFAKGFYRSEDDALIETIKKFEAKTGIKVELSQYAIQDMIPKTVAALDAGTVPDVAYSDSYDVQAQGKWAFEGKLEDLTDVMEPIKDRFVQNTLDASILYNDVTKKKAYYGFPLKQQSMHVQIWNDMLEKAGFKQSDIPTDWTGYWSFWCDKVQPAIRKATGQRIYAVGQPMGVESTDSFQSFYTFMDAYHVKLVDDNGKLLVDDPKVRDGLIHALKDYTDTYIKGCTPPSSTTWKDPDNNVAFHNKTIVMTHNFTISIAAKWYEDSQNQALTQEQRDAGKKAYEQDIITASFPKAPDGSTIRYRSDVKTGLMFAAAKNKAEGKQFISFLLQEENVRPYIEGALGRWFPVTKESQASPFWQSDKHRRAVYAQFTGGTTPFDFTKNWKFTILNNENVWAKAMNRVVSEKIPVDKAVDELIARIKQVAG from the coding sequence GTGAAATCCAAGATTATCGGCGCGGTCACACTGGCGGTCGCTGCGACCGGGCTGTTTGCAGCCGCCGCACCCGCATTTGCGCAGCAAAAGACGATTACGGTTTGGTTTGCCAAGGGCTTCTACAGGTCAGAAGACGACGCACTGATCGAGACCATCAAGAAGTTCGAAGCAAAAACCGGCATCAAGGTCGAGCTGTCGCAGTACGCGATCCAAGACATGATTCCGAAGACGGTCGCAGCGCTCGATGCCGGCACCGTGCCCGACGTCGCCTACTCCGACTCCTATGACGTGCAGGCACAGGGCAAATGGGCCTTCGAGGGCAAGCTCGAGGATCTCACGGACGTCATGGAGCCGATCAAGGACCGGTTCGTGCAGAACACGCTGGACGCCTCGATCCTCTATAACGACGTCACCAAGAAGAAGGCCTATTACGGCTTTCCGCTGAAGCAGCAGAGCATGCACGTCCAGATTTGGAACGACATGCTGGAAAAGGCCGGCTTCAAGCAGAGCGACATTCCGACCGACTGGACCGGCTATTGGTCGTTCTGGTGCGACAAGGTGCAGCCGGCGATCCGCAAGGCCACCGGCCAGCGCATCTACGCCGTGGGCCAGCCGATGGGCGTGGAATCCACCGACTCCTTCCAGTCGTTCTACACCTTCATGGACGCCTATCACGTCAAGCTGGTCGATGATAACGGCAAGCTGCTGGTGGACGATCCCAAGGTGCGCGACGGCCTGATCCACGCACTGAAGGACTACACCGACACCTACATCAAGGGCTGCACGCCGCCCTCCTCGACGACCTGGAAGGATCCGGACAACAACGTCGCCTTCCATAACAAGACGATCGTGATGACACACAATTTCACGATCTCGATCGCGGCGAAGTGGTATGAGGACTCACAGAACCAGGCGCTCACGCAAGAGCAGCGCGACGCCGGCAAGAAGGCCTATGAGCAGGACATCATCACCGCGTCTTTCCCGAAGGCCCCGGATGGTTCGACCATCCGCTACCGCTCCGACGTGAAGACCGGGCTGATGTTCGCCGCGGCCAAGAACAAGGCCGAGGGCAAGCAGTTCATCAGCTTCCTGCTGCAGGAAGAGAACGTCCGTCCCTATATCGAGGGGGCGCTTGGTCGCTGGTTCCCGGTGACCAAGGAGAGTCAGGCGAGCCCGTTCTGGCAGTCCGACAAGCACCGCAGGGCGGTTTACGCCCAGTTCACTGGCGGTACCACGCCATTCGACTTCACCAAGAACTGGAAGTTCACGATCCTGAACAACGAGAACGTCTGGGCCAAGGCGATGAACCGCGTGGTCAGCGAGAAGATCCCGGTCGACAAGGCCGTCGACGAACTGATCGCCCGCATCAAGCAGGTCGCGGGTTAA
- a CDS encoding sugar ABC transporter permease, whose translation MAITLSGDQAIPGPPFSSRLTPAQIWGIVLLAPYLLVFLAFVVYPVGYGLWLARAPSNYVALYNDPIFARAAVNTLIFLVIGINIKMLIALFLSGFFAQQRPWIKWLSVIFILPWAVPSIPTILSVRFMLNPEWGMVNHLIFSLTGDDGPNWLNDPTVALTMAIAVHIWKSLPFWTLILITGRLAISHDLFEAAEVDGASWWQKFRFITWPSMQTLYVTCTLLSMIWTLGDFNSVYLLTGGGPADLTHVLSTLGIRYLRLDQLSLAMASIVCAMPFVLPLVYFMMKRLSR comes from the coding sequence ATGGCGATCACGCTCTCTGGCGATCAGGCAATCCCCGGCCCGCCCTTTTCGTCGCGGCTGACCCCGGCGCAGATCTGGGGCATCGTGCTGCTCGCACCCTATCTGCTGGTTTTCCTCGCCTTCGTCGTCTATCCCGTCGGCTACGGACTGTGGCTGGCGCGGGCGCCGTCGAACTATGTCGCGCTCTACAACGATCCGATCTTCGCGCGCGCCGCGGTCAACACGCTGATCTTCCTGGTCATCGGCATCAATATCAAGATGCTGATCGCGCTGTTCCTGTCCGGCTTCTTCGCCCAGCAGCGCCCCTGGATCAAATGGCTCTCGGTGATCTTCATCCTGCCCTGGGCGGTGCCGTCGATCCCGACCATCCTGTCGGTGCGGTTCATGCTCAATCCCGAATGGGGCATGGTCAACCACCTCATCTTCTCACTCACCGGTGACGACGGCCCGAACTGGCTGAACGATCCGACCGTGGCGCTGACCATGGCAATCGCCGTCCACATCTGGAAGTCGCTGCCGTTCTGGACGCTGATCCTGATCACCGGACGGCTTGCGATCTCGCATGATCTGTTCGAGGCCGCCGAAGTCGACGGCGCAAGCTGGTGGCAGAAATTCCGCTTCATCACCTGGCCGTCGATGCAGACGCTCTACGTGACCTGCACGCTGCTCTCGATGATCTGGACGCTCGGCGACTTCAACAGCGTCTATCTGCTCACCGGCGGTGGTCCGGCCGACCTCACGCATGTGCTGTCGACGCTCGGCATCCGCTATCTCCGGCTCGACCAGCTCTCGCTCGCGATGGCCTCCATCGTCTGCGCGATGCCGTTCGTCCTGCCGCTCGTGTACTTCATGATGAAACGGTTGTCGCGATGA
- a CDS encoding carbohydrate ABC transporter permease — MKLPGVSEFSWRDVAAEARLLLIGIPVFLWTMIPIYHMFLFAISPKEDAFSGKLWPDHPTLHNFEIVFRQQHYFLRDFYIQFWNSLVIAASVGVLTLVIATAAAFSISRLKVPGGRVVMNLALFTYFIPAAFLAVPMYRTMGNYGLLNNHWSLILAMVTIASPYAIWVLKQASDKLPVELDEAAVMDGATTPQIFRLVYLPLMMPSLVAIGTYAVLLAWNEYLYAFLLLSNDREITLPVALGNFLAADDSPWELLMTTGFIYALPPAAIYYAFRRYMVGGLTAGAVKS; from the coding sequence ATGAAGCTCCCCGGCGTAAGCGAATTTTCCTGGCGCGACGTCGCGGCCGAAGCGCGGTTGCTGCTGATCGGCATTCCCGTCTTCCTGTGGACGATGATTCCGATCTATCACATGTTCCTGTTCGCGATCTCCCCGAAGGAAGACGCGTTCTCGGGCAAGCTGTGGCCGGACCATCCCACGCTGCACAACTTCGAGATCGTGTTCAGGCAGCAGCACTATTTCCTGCGCGACTTCTACATCCAGTTCTGGAATTCACTGGTGATCGCGGCGTCCGTCGGGGTGCTGACGCTGGTCATCGCCACCGCAGCGGCGTTCTCGATCTCGCGGTTGAAGGTCCCCGGCGGACGCGTCGTGATGAACCTGGCGTTGTTCACCTATTTCATCCCGGCCGCGTTCCTCGCGGTGCCGATGTACCGCACGATGGGGAATTATGGCCTGCTCAACAATCACTGGTCGCTGATCCTCGCGATGGTGACCATTGCATCGCCCTACGCGATCTGGGTGCTCAAGCAGGCTTCCGACAAGCTGCCGGTCGAACTCGACGAGGCCGCCGTGATGGACGGCGCCACCACGCCGCAGATCTTCCGCCTGGTCTATCTGCCGCTGATGATGCCCTCGCTGGTCGCGATCGGCACCTATGCGGTGCTGCTCGCCTGGAACGAATATCTCTACGCGTTCCTGCTGCTCTCGAACGACCGCGAGATCACCCTTCCCGTCGCGCTCGGCAATTTCCTCGCCGCCGACGATTCGCCATGGGAGCTGTTGATGACCACCGGCTTCATCTACGCGCTGCCGCCGGCCGCGATCTACTACGCCTTCCGCCGCTACATGGTGGGCGGGCTGACGGCGGGCGCGGTGAAGTCCTAG
- a CDS encoding ABC transporter permease subunit, giving the protein MRKASRLSRFNIASLALGLAFLYLPILILVIYSFNASRLVTVWGGWSLRWYHEFFNDRAMIEASWMSLRVAVSSATIATLLGTLAAVALSRGERFRGRMLFSGMLYAPLVMPEVITGLSLLLLFVALNAERGFWTVTIAHTTLTMCFVAVVVQSRLASLDRSLEEAAMDLGCAPVRAFLLVTLPLIAPAVVAGWMLAFTLSLDDLVIASFTTGPGSATLPIRIYSEVRLGVKPEINAICTLVIGLIAIVIVIASLASKLSSSQGESAAPL; this is encoded by the coding sequence ATGCGAAAGGCATCCCGCCTGTCCCGTTTCAACATCGCTTCACTGGCGCTGGGGCTCGCCTTCCTCTATCTGCCGATCCTCATTCTCGTCATCTATTCCTTCAACGCCTCGCGGCTGGTGACGGTGTGGGGCGGCTGGTCGTTGCGCTGGTACCACGAGTTCTTCAATGACCGCGCCATGATCGAGGCGTCCTGGATGAGCCTGCGGGTTGCGGTTTCGTCCGCGACGATCGCTACGCTGCTCGGCACGCTGGCCGCGGTGGCGCTGTCGCGTGGCGAGCGCTTTCGTGGCCGTATGCTGTTCTCCGGCATGCTCTATGCACCGCTGGTGATGCCGGAGGTGATCACCGGATTGTCGCTGCTCTTGCTGTTCGTCGCGCTGAACGCCGAGCGCGGTTTCTGGACGGTGACGATCGCCCACACCACGCTGACGATGTGCTTTGTCGCTGTCGTCGTGCAGTCTCGCCTCGCTTCGCTCGACCGGTCGCTGGAGGAGGCGGCGATGGATCTCGGTTGCGCGCCCGTCCGCGCCTTCCTGTTGGTGACGCTGCCGCTGATCGCACCGGCGGTTGTCGCCGGATGGATGCTCGCCTTCACGCTGTCGCTCGACGACCTCGTGATCGCGAGCTTTACCACTGGCCCCGGCTCGGCCACCTTGCCGATCCGGATCTATTCGGAGGTGCGGCTTGGGGTGAAGCCGGAGATCAACGCGATTTGCACGCTGGTGATAGGCCTGATCGCCATCGTGATCGTCATCGCCTCGCTCGCCTCGAAACTGTCGAGCTCGCAAGGCGAGAGTGCAGCGCCGCTCTAG